In Paenibacillus sp. G2S3, a single window of DNA contains:
- a CDS encoding helix-turn-helix domain-containing protein has product MDKGFNLASQLLTLLDTEQRWFTLAEVEKSLGISDKTIRKMVEEISKQLPSTVTIEVSRGKGIVLLRDGQSTISEVISSMFRQTIFYQLMNLLFTNAGRMSVEELSEAMFMSTSSLKKLIVELNNNDLKAYKLRISYSTPVIKGNEMNIRYFYWNLYCDAYEFTGWPFANVDFAYINQLITNIENENNIVYFINSKRRLSFLLAIVIERVAKGKCVKIDENAYHWEKGMFYTPLIGIAERLEEKLFIEFPKSEIFFMQAMVSLSQYHYYEGSEITPIKEVELHKDKEEYQMGNLLLMLLAKVYPNLDMHARFTLEIYGFFDKLLIENAIPEWMMISKSHLTTYVEQECQQIYQEMQTCMQTWNKTYHSVLFNNFHLTKLTLIVRSSLRYKSKRAFLVIGEEFSIRHYIADLIKKEIGDQLILNTSIMKGLTDEIMQQNNIDLVISNIPVALKTVPVVIISTIPSKRDLDNIRKELLL; this is encoded by the coding sequence ATGGACAAGGGATTTAATTTAGCTAGCCAACTATTAACGCTGCTTGATACGGAACAAAGATGGTTTACCTTAGCCGAAGTGGAAAAAAGTTTAGGGATCTCAGATAAGACAATACGGAAGATGGTGGAGGAAATCAGCAAGCAACTACCCTCTACTGTAACCATTGAAGTTTCTAGAGGTAAGGGAATCGTTCTTCTACGTGATGGGCAAAGTACGATAAGTGAAGTGATTTCTTCTATGTTCAGACAAACCATTTTTTATCAGCTGATGAATTTATTGTTTACGAATGCTGGTCGAATGTCTGTGGAGGAGCTTTCTGAAGCCATGTTTATGAGTACCTCGTCTTTGAAGAAGCTGATTGTGGAATTAAATAATAATGATCTAAAAGCGTATAAGTTACGCATTAGTTACTCTACACCTGTGATCAAAGGGAATGAAATGAATATACGATATTTTTATTGGAATTTATATTGTGATGCGTATGAGTTTACAGGATGGCCCTTTGCGAATGTCGATTTTGCTTATATCAATCAGTTGATCACAAATATAGAGAATGAGAATAACATTGTATATTTTATCAATTCCAAAAGGAGATTATCCTTTTTGTTGGCCATTGTTATAGAAAGAGTTGCTAAAGGGAAATGTGTAAAAATCGACGAAAATGCTTACCACTGGGAAAAGGGGATGTTTTATACACCATTGATAGGCATTGCAGAGCGTCTTGAAGAAAAGCTGTTCATTGAATTTCCAAAAAGTGAAATATTCTTTATGCAAGCAATGGTTAGTCTCAGCCAATATCATTATTATGAAGGGTCAGAGATCACTCCGATTAAAGAAGTCGAATTACATAAAGATAAAGAAGAATATCAAATGGGAAATCTGCTTCTAATGTTGTTGGCAAAGGTATACCCGAACTTGGATATGCATGCACGATTTACCTTGGAGATTTACGGGTTCTTTGACAAGCTATTAATCGAAAATGCCATTCCGGAATGGATGATGATCTCAAAAAGTCATTTAACAACATATGTAGAGCAGGAGTGCCAGCAGATTTATCAAGAAATGCAAACCTGTATGCAAACGTGGAATAAAACTTACCATTCCGTTCTCTTCAATAATTTCCATTTAACAAAGCTAACCTTAATTGTTCGTTCGAGTTTACGTTATAAGAGTAAGAGGGCTTTCTTAGTGATCGGGGAGGAATTTTCAATTCGTCATTACATAGCAGATTTAATAAAGAAGGAAATAGGGGATCAGTTGATCCTTAATACCTCCATTATGAAAGGGCTAACCGACGAGATCATGCAGCAAAATAATATTGATCTTGTCATTAGTAATATCCCGGTTGCACTAAAGACAGTGCCGGTTGTTATTATTTCTACAATCCCATCTAAAAGAGATTTGGACAACATTCGTAAAGAATTGCTTTTATAA
- the deoD gene encoding purine-nucleoside phosphorylase, with protein sequence MSRHLGANKGEIAERVLLPGDPLRAKFVAEHFLEEANCYNEVRGMYGYTGLYKGVPVSVQGTGMGNPSMSIYATELIVDYEVKKLIRIGTCGAMQEEINIRDIILAQAVSSDSNMTEKIFHGCNFAPTADFSLLMKAYQQAQAKNAKVFVGNIYNSDEFYRENLDRLHKFMDFGVLAVEMESTALYTLAAKYGVKALSILTVGSQLLRQEHLTHKESEQSFYEMVEIALNTVIDG encoded by the coding sequence ATGAGTAGGCATTTAGGTGCAAATAAGGGAGAAATAGCAGAGCGCGTTTTGCTCCCAGGAGATCCATTACGTGCAAAATTTGTAGCAGAACACTTTTTAGAGGAGGCTAATTGTTATAACGAAGTAAGAGGGATGTATGGATACACTGGATTATACAAGGGTGTACCCGTGTCGGTTCAAGGGACAGGGATGGGAAATCCATCGATGAGTATTTATGCAACAGAATTGATCGTCGATTATGAAGTTAAGAAATTGATTCGCATTGGTACATGTGGAGCGATGCAGGAAGAAATCAATATCCGCGATATTATATTAGCCCAAGCAGTGTCTTCAGACAGTAATATGACGGAGAAGATCTTTCATGGCTGTAATTTTGCACCTACAGCAGACTTCTCATTGTTAATGAAAGCGTATCAACAAGCACAAGCTAAAAATGCAAAAGTGTTTGTTGGTAACATCTATAATTCTGATGAATTCTACCGTGAAAATTTAGATCGACTTCACAAGTTTATGGATTTTGGTGTATTAGCAGTGGAAATGGAAAGCACAGCCCTATACACTTTAGCCGCTAAATATGGTGTAAAAGCGTTATCGATTTTGACAGTCGGCAGTCAATTGCTAAGACAGGAGCACCTGACTCATAAAGAAAGTGAACAATCCTTTTATGAAATGGTCGAAATAGCTCTTAACACAGTCATTGATGGCTGA
- a CDS encoding purine/pyrimidine permease — translation MDKSSVVRKESEKEMKVILSGLQWMIFMIAGAIAAPIAIADLYNLTPIETSGLIQSTMITLGIAGFLQGLMGHKFPIHEGPAGLWWSIFTIYASLVGGLYSSNNGALQALSGAMIISGVLFILISAFKLMDKIARLFTPTITFIYLLLLIFQLSGSFMKGMMGITIAHTTLDVKVFILSVIVVCITFWLGNSRFVVLSQFSIIFSILIGCLLFIICGNIPVFSHADTLFKLPKIFPFGRPQFDAGTITTAFLLTLLLITNAVASIRLMETVMKQKQVDHRRYLRAGFTSGITHLISGGLGAVGSVPISGAAGYVEQTGMKERRSFLIGCCFVISISLFPPMMNVISAIPAPIGYSVTFVIFVKMVGLALKELKKVIHEDRTFIVSGISLLVGVGLMFIPSSATAHLSPIVIAILNNGLICGSLLAIILEQGLMWKDAFRYKDSKKINR, via the coding sequence ATGGATAAGAGCAGTGTTGTTAGAAAAGAGAGTGAGAAAGAAATGAAGGTCATACTGTCAGGATTGCAGTGGATGATTTTTATGATCGCTGGTGCAATTGCTGCACCCATTGCTATCGCAGATTTATATAACTTAACACCCATAGAGACTTCCGGGCTTATCCAGAGCACAATGATTACTTTAGGGATAGCTGGTTTTTTACAAGGCCTGATGGGTCATAAATTCCCTATTCATGAAGGTCCGGCAGGGTTATGGTGGAGCATTTTTACGATTTACGCAAGTTTAGTGGGGGGACTTTATTCCTCTAACAATGGTGCTTTACAAGCTTTAAGTGGGGCAATGATCATTAGCGGTGTGTTATTTATCCTAATTTCAGCATTTAAGCTAATGGATAAAATCGCTCGTCTATTTACTCCCACCATCACTTTTATTTATTTACTTTTATTGATCTTTCAATTAAGTGGATCTTTTATGAAAGGGATGATGGGGATCACCATAGCCCACACCACCTTAGATGTTAAAGTATTTATCCTTAGTGTCATTGTGGTTTGCATTACCTTTTGGTTAGGGAACAGTCGCTTTGTAGTACTCAGCCAGTTTTCAATCATTTTCAGTATATTGATAGGCTGCCTATTATTTATTATCTGCGGTAATATACCTGTGTTTTCACATGCGGATACTCTATTTAAGCTACCGAAAATATTCCCATTTGGCAGACCTCAATTCGATGCCGGGACAATCACTACTGCATTTTTATTAACGCTGTTATTAATAACTAATGCAGTTGCGTCGATCCGTTTGATGGAGACCGTTATGAAACAAAAGCAAGTGGATCATCGTCGTTATTTGCGCGCCGGGTTTACTTCAGGAATTACGCATCTTATTAGTGGCGGTTTAGGAGCGGTCGGCTCTGTCCCTATCTCGGGAGCGGCGGGATATGTTGAACAAACAGGGATGAAGGAGCGTAGATCATTTTTAATTGGATGTTGCTTTGTGATCTCAATATCCTTATTTCCGCCAATGATGAATGTTATATCTGCGATTCCAGCACCCATAGGCTATTCCGTTACCTTCGTCATTTTTGTGAAGATGGTCGGACTAGCGCTAAAGGAATTGAAGAAGGTCATTCACGAAGATCGAACATTTATCGTTAGTGGAATTTCCCTTTTAGTGGGTGTGGGTTTAATGTTTATCCCTTCATCAGCTACGGCCCATTTATCTCCGATTGTGATAGCCATTTTAAATAATGGATTAATATGCGGAAGTCTGTTAGCGATTATTTTGGAACAAGGGTTAATGTGGAAAGATGCATTTCGATATAAGGATTCCAAGAAAATTAACCGATAA
- a CDS encoding NupC/NupG family nucleoside CNT transporter produces MHYLISIAGLVIVLLLAWLGSNNKKKIKYRPIIVMIAIQIGLGLIILKTSIGEFLIKGFADSFAKLLGYANEGTDFVFGGIANEGAHTFFLYVLMPIVFMSALIGILQHYKILPFIIKYIGLVLSKINGMGKLESYNAVAAAIVGQNEVFISVKNQLGLLPKHRLYTLCASAMSTVSMSIVGSYMTMLEPRYVVAALILNLFGGFIISSIINPYEVTPEEDIVEVQVEEKQTFFEMLGEYIMDGFKVAIVVGVMLVGFVGIIALINGLFSGVFGISFQGILGYVFAPIAFLIGVPWHEAVDAGSIMATKLVANEFVAMLDFVKMQDGLSGRTTAIVSVFLISFANFGSIGTIVGAVKGLNEKQGNIVARFGLKLLFGATLVSVLSALIIGIIF; encoded by the coding sequence ATGCATTATCTAATTTCTATTGCTGGTTTGGTTATTGTTCTATTGCTGGCATGGCTAGGAAGTAACAATAAGAAAAAGATTAAATATCGACCAATCATTGTAATGATTGCTATTCAGATCGGTTTGGGATTAATTATACTAAAAACAAGTATAGGTGAATTCTTAATTAAAGGGTTTGCCGATAGTTTTGCAAAATTGCTTGGATACGCCAATGAAGGGACTGACTTTGTTTTTGGTGGGATTGCAAATGAAGGGGCCCATACATTTTTCCTTTATGTTTTGATGCCAATTGTTTTTATGTCGGCATTAATAGGGATATTGCAGCATTACAAAATTCTCCCGTTCATTATCAAGTATATTGGTTTGGTACTAAGTAAAATAAATGGAATGGGCAAATTGGAATCTTATAATGCAGTTGCAGCTGCAATTGTAGGACAAAATGAAGTGTTTATATCGGTGAAAAACCAGCTTGGATTATTGCCAAAACATCGCTTATATACATTATGTGCGTCAGCAATGTCCACGGTATCCATGTCAATTGTTGGTTCATATATGACGATGCTAGAACCACGGTATGTAGTGGCAGCGTTAATATTAAACCTATTCGGTGGATTCATCATTTCATCCATCATTAATCCGTATGAAGTTACACCTGAAGAAGATATTGTTGAAGTTCAGGTAGAGGAAAAACAAACGTTTTTTGAAATGCTAGGCGAATATATTATGGATGGCTTTAAAGTAGCCATAGTAGTTGGGGTAATGTTGGTTGGTTTCGTTGGGATCATCGCTTTAATTAACGGGCTCTTCAGCGGAGTATTCGGTATCTCGTTTCAAGGAATTTTAGGGTATGTCTTTGCACCCATTGCCTTTCTTATCGGTGTACCATGGCATGAAGCTGTTGATGCAGGCAGTATCATGGCGACAAAGCTTGTTGCGAATGAATTCGTTGCTATGCTTGACTTTGTTAAGATGCAAGACGGTTTAAGTGGGCGTACTACAGCCATTGTCTCGGTTTTTCTAATCTCATTTGCTAACTTTGGGTCCATTGGTACGATTGTGGGTGCAGTGAAAGGCTTGAATGAAAAACAAGGAAATATTGTCGCTCGATTTGGATTAAAGCTGTTATTTGGTGCCACACTTGTAAGCGTTTTATCTGCTTTGATTATCGGTATCATATTTTAG
- the deoB gene encoding phosphopentomutase: MKLTPRFKRVFVIVMDSVGIGEAPDAEKFGDAGSHTLRHIAENMNGLHVPVLSKLGLSHIDQIPGVPKVEGPLAYWTKMQEASNGKDTMTGHWEIMGLRIDVPFKVFPEGFPYELINELEEKTGRKIIGNKPASGTDILDELGQEHMNTGALIVYTSADSVIQIAAHEEVVPLEELYQICEIAREITLREEYMLGRVIARPFLGQSGDFKRTANRHDYALKPYERTVMNELKDAGFDVLAIGKISDIYDGEGVTKSLRTVSNMDGMDKLMETIHTDFTGLSFLNLVDFDALYGHRRDPIGYGKALEEFDDRLPEVLAEISEEDLLIITADHGNDPIHAGTDHTREYVPLLIYSKSFNRQSELPVCKTFSDIGATIADNFGVTMPQFGQSLLQGLK; encoded by the coding sequence ATGAAACTAACACCTCGGTTTAAGCGGGTTTTCGTCATTGTTATGGATTCTGTAGGCATTGGTGAAGCTCCAGATGCTGAAAAGTTTGGAGATGCAGGATCACATACCTTACGGCATATTGCGGAAAATATGAATGGGCTGCATGTTCCTGTTTTATCCAAGTTAGGGTTAAGCCATATTGACCAAATACCCGGAGTACCCAAAGTAGAAGGGCCTTTAGCATATTGGACCAAAATGCAAGAGGCTTCGAACGGGAAGGACACGATGACAGGACATTGGGAAATCATGGGCCTACGAATTGATGTTCCTTTCAAGGTGTTCCCTGAAGGATTTCCGTATGAATTAATTAACGAATTAGAAGAAAAAACGGGACGAAAGATAATTGGGAATAAGCCCGCTAGTGGTACAGATATTCTCGATGAGCTTGGACAAGAGCATATGAACACTGGTGCACTCATTGTCTATACTTCAGCTGACTCTGTGATTCAGATTGCGGCTCATGAAGAGGTTGTTCCTTTGGAAGAGCTATATCAAATCTGTGAGATTGCCAGAGAGATTACTTTGCGTGAGGAATACATGCTAGGCAGAGTGATTGCAAGACCATTCCTCGGACAGTCCGGGGATTTCAAGAGAACAGCGAATCGTCATGATTATGCCTTGAAGCCTTATGAAAGAACCGTGATGAATGAGCTCAAGGATGCTGGGTTTGATGTACTAGCGATTGGCAAAATCTCAGATATATATGATGGAGAAGGTGTCACCAAATCATTGCGTACAGTGTCTAACATGGATGGTATGGATAAACTCATGGAGACCATTCATACTGATTTTACAGGACTTAGTTTCTTGAATCTTGTTGATTTTGATGCACTTTATGGACATCGTAGAGATCCAATTGGGTATGGGAAAGCGCTAGAAGAATTTGACGATCGATTACCTGAAGTTCTTGCGGAGATAAGTGAAGAGGATTTACTTATAATTACGGCAGACCATGGCAACGATCCCATTCATGCAGGTACAGATCATACCCGTGAATATGTTCCTTTACTCATCTACAGTAAGAGTTTCAATCGACAAAGTGAGCTACCTGTATGTAAGACATTTTCGGATATTGGAGCAACAATTGCAGATAACTTTGGTGTAACCATGCCACAATTTGGACAGAGTCTCTTACAGGGGCTTAAATAA
- the treC gene encoding alpha,alpha-phosphotrehalase codes for MSQSQYSEWWRRSTVYQVYPKSFKDTTGNGTGDIKGLIEKVDYLQNLGIDIVWLQPVYVSPQHDNGYDVADYENINPDFGTMEDFDELIQELHRREMKLMIDIVVNHTSTEHEWFKQSLSSRNNPYRDYYIWKDPAPDGGLPNNWQSKFGGPAWQFDEASGQYYLTLFDKTQADLNWENEKVRRAVNNMMLFWANKGVDGFRMDVINLISKDQRFPNDDGSVPPGDGRKFYTDGPRVHEYIKAMYEEVFGPYEMVTVGEMSSTTLEHCIRYSSPKEREFSMTFNFHHLKVDYPNGQKWELMPYDFEAMKSLFTEWQTEMQKGRGWNALFFNNHDQPRALSRFTDDKVYRVESAKLLATTLHGLQGTPYVYQGEEIGMPNPVWKSIDEFRDIESLNMYRILCEQGKSPETALSILQERSRDNSRTPMQWDDSRNAGFTTGTPWLKVDERYSDINVKKELANPDSIFHHYRKLITLRKEYGIFIEGVFKRLDEGHPEVFAYARTSDGEALVVVSNFRSKEITFRFEDSHWTELSSSGKDELLIGNTTETPALTQELQLSPYASYMWLIR; via the coding sequence TTGAGTCAGTCCCAGTATTCGGAATGGTGGCGCCGGTCCACGGTGTATCAGGTGTATCCGAAGAGCTTTAAGGACACTACAGGCAACGGAACAGGAGATATTAAAGGACTTATTGAAAAAGTGGATTATTTACAGAACCTTGGAATCGATATTGTCTGGTTACAGCCGGTTTATGTCTCGCCACAACATGATAACGGTTACGATGTTGCGGATTATGAAAATATCAACCCGGATTTTGGTACGATGGAGGATTTTGACGAGCTAATACAGGAACTGCACAGACGCGAAATGAAGCTAATGATCGATATCGTGGTTAACCATACTTCAACAGAACATGAGTGGTTCAAACAGTCCCTTTCAAGCAGGAACAATCCCTACCGTGATTACTATATCTGGAAGGACCCGGCTCCGGACGGCGGCTTACCCAACAATTGGCAGTCGAAGTTCGGGGGTCCTGCCTGGCAGTTTGATGAAGCTTCGGGACAATATTATCTTACTCTCTTCGATAAAACCCAGGCCGATCTGAATTGGGAGAACGAGAAGGTACGTAGAGCAGTGAATAATATGATGCTATTCTGGGCTAATAAGGGTGTCGACGGCTTCCGCATGGATGTAATTAATTTAATCTCCAAGGATCAGCGCTTCCCTAACGATGACGGGAGTGTTCCACCGGGGGATGGACGCAAGTTCTATACTGACGGTCCACGGGTCCATGAATACATCAAAGCGATGTACGAAGAGGTATTTGGTCCGTATGAGATGGTGACGGTCGGAGAGATGTCCTCAACTACACTGGAGCATTGCATCCGGTACTCGAGTCCTAAAGAACGGGAATTTTCCATGACTTTCAATTTTCATCACTTAAAAGTCGATTATCCGAATGGACAGAAGTGGGAGCTAATGCCCTATGATTTTGAGGCGATGAAAAGCTTGTTCACAGAGTGGCAGACGGAAATGCAGAAAGGTCGGGGCTGGAACGCATTATTTTTTAACAATCACGATCAACCGCGTGCCCTCTCCAGATTTACGGATGATAAGGTCTACCGTGTAGAAAGTGCCAAGCTGCTTGCAACAACTCTGCATGGCCTTCAGGGAACACCTTATGTGTATCAGGGGGAAGAAATCGGGATGCCAAATCCGGTATGGAAGAGCATCGATGAGTTCCGTGACATTGAGTCACTGAATATGTACCGTATATTGTGTGAACAGGGGAAAAGTCCTGAGACTGCCCTGAGTATTCTTCAGGAACGTTCACGGGACAATTCCCGTACGCCGATGCAGTGGGATGACAGCCGAAATGCCGGATTTACCACAGGTACTCCATGGCTGAAAGTTGATGAGCGGTATTCGGACATCAATGTGAAGAAGGAGCTAGCAAATCCTGATTCCATCTTCCATCATTACCGCAAGCTGATTACATTACGCAAGGAGTATGGGATTTTCATAGAAGGTGTATTCAAGAGACTCGACGAAGGGCATCCTGAAGTGTTCGCTTATGCTAGAACAAGCGATGGAGAAGCGCTTGTAGTGGTCTCGAACTTCAGGAGTAAAGAGATTACCTTCCGCTTTGAAGATAGTCACTGGACAGAGTTATCATCAAGTGGTAAAGACGAGCTTCTGATTGGGAATACAACAGAAACACCTGCATTAACACAAGAGCTTCAGCTTAGTCCTTATGCTTCCTACATGTGGTTAATCCGCTAA
- the treP gene encoding PTS system trehalose-specific EIIBC component codes for MAIDRKNVEDIVQAIGGKENIEVATHCVTRLRFSLYDESKVDSEALDRNELVKGQFSSQGQFQIVIGPGTVDKVYDEMIKITGGARSSKDEVKSAAARKQNPLQRAIKTLADIFIPILPAIVTAGLLLGINNILTGPGIFFDSQSLVDVYPAWKDIAAIINTIASTAFTFLPALIGWAAVTRFGGSPLLGIVLGLILVHPDLLSAYNYASASTEGTVPTWNLFGWHLEKIGYQGQVLPVLVSAYILASLEKFLNRRVHDSIKLLVVAPVTLLITGFLAFTIIGPVTFGIANAITSGLIYVFDHFALLGGLIYGGFYALLVITGMHHTFLAVDVQLIGSEGGTFLWPMLALSNIAQGAAALAMMFVVREQKAKGLAATSSVSAFLGVTEPAIFGVNIRYRYPFIFGMIGSAIAGMLLTVNQVRASSIGVGGIPGFLSIFPNQWGVFFIGMAIVLIVPFVATVLYGRSVVGRSEKNSAKKATSTVSKTDDLNSHPTVQESQKSMNILELISPLSGTAVSLEQVPDPAFAEKQMGEGIAIEPSEGKVYAPFDATVAHVIKSKHALILEHASGVQVLIHVGINTVSLKGSGFTTHKNIGDKVHAGELLLEFDMEAIRAAGYPLITPIIIPAGQDMVEKIEEKTGPAAARQSSILTIHLKS; via the coding sequence ATGGCTATAGACCGCAAAAATGTTGAGGATATCGTACAGGCAATTGGGGGTAAGGAGAATATTGAGGTTGCGACACATTGTGTAACCCGGCTGAGATTCTCGCTGTATGATGAGAGCAAGGTGGATTCGGAGGCCCTGGACCGTAACGAACTCGTAAAAGGACAATTTTCTAGCCAGGGGCAGTTTCAGATCGTTATCGGACCGGGAACTGTAGATAAAGTATATGATGAAATGATTAAGATCACTGGCGGAGCTCGTTCTTCCAAGGATGAAGTGAAATCAGCTGCTGCCCGAAAACAGAATCCGCTGCAGCGTGCGATCAAGACGCTCGCTGATATATTTATTCCGATTCTTCCGGCCATCGTAACCGCAGGTTTGCTGCTTGGGATTAATAATATACTGACAGGACCTGGTATCTTCTTCGATAGCCAGTCACTCGTGGATGTCTATCCCGCATGGAAGGACATTGCTGCGATTATTAATACGATTGCCAGCACAGCGTTTACCTTTTTACCAGCACTTATCGGTTGGGCAGCTGTCACCCGTTTCGGAGGTAGTCCTCTGCTCGGGATTGTTCTCGGTCTCATTCTCGTACATCCAGATTTATTAAGTGCCTACAACTATGCAAGTGCTTCCACTGAGGGAACTGTTCCGACCTGGAATTTGTTCGGCTGGCATTTGGAGAAGATCGGTTATCAGGGGCAAGTATTGCCAGTACTGGTTTCGGCCTATATTCTAGCTAGCTTGGAAAAATTCCTCAATCGCCGGGTACATGATTCCATTAAACTGCTGGTTGTTGCACCAGTGACTCTGCTGATTACAGGCTTTCTGGCCTTCACCATTATCGGACCAGTTACCTTTGGCATTGCCAATGCCATCACCTCCGGCCTGATCTATGTATTTGATCACTTTGCGCTCCTTGGGGGCTTGATCTACGGCGGATTCTATGCGCTACTGGTTATCACTGGTATGCATCATACCTTCTTGGCGGTGGATGTGCAGCTCATCGGCAGCGAGGGCGGCACCTTCCTCTGGCCGATGTTAGCGCTCTCCAATATTGCACAAGGTGCCGCGGCACTGGCAATGATGTTCGTAGTCAGAGAACAGAAGGCAAAAGGCTTGGCTGCTACGTCTTCCGTCTCTGCATTCCTCGGCGTGACGGAACCAGCGATCTTCGGTGTGAATATTCGCTATCGTTATCCTTTCATCTTCGGGATGATCGGCTCGGCAATTGCCGGCATGCTTCTTACTGTTAACCAGGTTCGCGCTTCTTCCATTGGCGTAGGGGGGATTCCCGGCTTCCTGTCGATATTCCCGAACCAATGGGGCGTATTCTTTATAGGCATGGCTATTGTACTCATCGTGCCTTTTGTCGCCACTGTACTCTACGGTCGTTCTGTGGTGGGACGTTCCGAAAAGAACTCAGCTAAAAAGGCTACTAGTACTGTGAGCAAAACAGACGATTTGAACAGCCACCCTACAGTTCAAGAGTCACAAAAATCCATGAATATTCTGGAGCTTATCTCTCCGCTCAGTGGAACTGCAGTATCTCTAGAACAGGTGCCTGATCCTGCATTTGCTGAGAAGCAGATGGGCGAGGGAATTGCAATCGAACCTTCTGAGGGTAAAGTATATGCACCCTTTGATGCTACAGTAGCTCATGTGATCAAGAGCAAACATGCGCTTATACTGGAGCATGCCAGCGGTGTACAAGTACTTATCCACGTTGGTATTAATACGGTGTCTCTTAAAGGCAGTGGTTTTACCACCCATAAGAATATTGGCGACAAGGTGCATGCAGGTGAGCTTCTGCTAGAATTTGATATGGAAGCTATTCGCGCAGCAGGCTACCCGTTGATTACACCAATCATCATTCCTGCAGGTCAGGATATGGTGGAGAAGATTGAGGAGAAGACTGGACCAGCTGCAGCTAGACAATCTAGCATCTTGACTATTCATCTCAAGAGTTGA
- the treR gene encoding trehalose operon repressor: MRENKYLQIYNEYSNQILSGQLLPGTKLPSESELAEAYSTSRETVRKALNLLFREGYIHKIKGRGSFVLDMTRMDFPVTGLISFKEMADTLGTASRTLVERTISDPAGSALARHLQIPPETLVWKVIRAREIEGDRIILDKDYFRADIVPFLSEEIAEGSLYEYLEQELGLKISYAKKLISVEPSTEEDHRLLDLKSYTHIVVVRNYVYLENTVLFQYTESRHRLDKFQFVDFARRVKR, translated from the coding sequence TTGAGAGAAAATAAATATTTGCAAATTTATAATGAGTACAGCAACCAAATTCTTTCTGGACAACTGCTACCTGGAACCAAACTGCCTTCTGAAAGTGAACTTGCTGAAGCTTACAGCACTTCACGAGAGACCGTTCGCAAAGCGCTGAACCTGCTGTTTCGTGAAGGGTATATTCACAAAATTAAGGGTAGAGGCTCCTTTGTGCTTGATATGACGAGAATGGATTTCCCCGTTACCGGTCTGATTTCATTTAAAGAGATGGCCGATACACTGGGTACTGCCTCACGGACACTGGTAGAGCGGACGATAAGTGATCCGGCAGGCTCCGCGCTCGCCAGACATCTGCAGATTCCGCCTGAAACCCTGGTTTGGAAAGTTATTCGTGCCAGAGAAATTGAAGGCGATCGGATCATTTTGGATAAGGATTATTTCCGAGCAGATATTGTTCCATTCCTAAGCGAGGAGATCGCGGAAGGCTCACTCTATGAATATCTGGAGCAGGAGTTGGGGCTTAAAATCAGTTATGCGAAGAAGCTGATATCCGTTGAGCCTTCTACCGAGGAGGATCATAGACTGCTTGATTTGAAGAGTTACACTCATATTGTAGTAGTACGAAACTATGTTTATTTGGAGAACACGGTGCTTTTCCAATATACCGAATCCAGGCATCGACTGGATAAATTTCAGTTCGTGGATTTTGCTCGAAGGGTGAAACGTTAA